A genomic stretch from Plutella xylostella chromosome 14, ilPluXylo3.1, whole genome shotgun sequence includes:
- the LOC105398196 gene encoding Hermansky-Pudlak syndrome 5 protein homolog codes for MSNNDLPLHLLQELHNLTESITYPLKSSQRIKYTCFDVSKTLIAFGATSGGIYIFNRNPCEFVQLIPSKDGAITRLSISPNEQHIGFANGKGMVTVTECEQSLSGAHKSVSSKEHSGNEVTYLIWSGNSMLFSGDDVGKVSVLQLPTFITKSMFQTSSQTIMSLDSRICQLDIKENMLLVSTLTRCYICDTEREQYRQIGQKLRDGEYGACFVTTEVKTPNGTVNENGKDKTTTEVKKFNIVDGNEMFAVNEKLANMAIFCARPSSRLWEASIDGTVKRTHQYKQVLARQPMKVLTKESYDNESVTIDAFSKETEGQSCNFPKIFCVNNNSAIVSYKKDAVYFLDLHDVNNSMWFNSYKDIVDCKLHHDILYLWLQNGSFVCLRFMKIEKYLVKCYLDEKYTLCTVLCSLYSNYLLANDALSTKLNILVGLRDKITDEDRLDDIKLIIEKFDSLKVKDATQMKSGIYVVDNTYHTQACLSDEEDGTNNSIENKYSMGQPEALQTLKDLSTTMTDKLNFSKKFLEEKWKHLGENRPVNIETTTPVVQTKMVESEPVENKPTEDTKLREDECDESSVPVDNDIIHKESSQKPIEEADVVERDKSRLERDRACKSLYQYFRISLLGEEANQMNLLDIIDSCACDIKEIYRLILLFEEYCITIGAFEEAKFAPNNIFLSYLTLSPRREELLDQIITDEILYKYFVESCISVNTKTQNMLELGCDCGFPLPYEGSTQAPVFSEIIDEFIERQWSTQTKQQCYDICKKMPYSWRKILYLRRNEDLISILRLLLQMLDEKLLHSFLPDFTLETWDRAIQLYAVLHSNKCLNCSKSFNHISVRNTLSWDDLGALMIKSIGGKNAMKVMEKHADLIGIGDISMKFYHTCFMVTLYEKYDRTIVTQLTDAIYSSYGFEDATQEICNLLRSTINGQLKNTALPLLVAAKSKHWGLGSIFDSISSQNKSENNNLELRIVSLQTILENLCLSNGNTDCSLCGLPLVNEVLIKDGGLWVFKCGHIFHGACLDLNKIKLCPSCPDIK; via the exons ATGTCTAATAACGATCTACCGCTGCATCTCCTTCAAGAACTACACAATTTGACCGAATCTATCACGTATCCATTGAAAAGCTCACAACGTATCAAG tacaCATGCTTTGATGTTTCCAAGACATTGATAGCCTTTGGGGCAACAAGCGGAGGCATCTACATCTTCAACAGAAACCCTTGTGAGTTTGTACAGCTCATTCCCAGTAAG GATGGAGCCATTACACGCCTGTCAATATCACCCAACGAGCAGCACATCGGCTTTGCGAATGGTAAAGGCATGGTCACAGTGACAGAATGTGAGCAGTCACTGAGTGGGGCCCACAAGTCCGTGTCTTCCAAGGAACATAGCGGCAATGAGGTGACATACCTCATTTGGAGTGGAAACTCCATGCTGTTCTCTGGTGACGATGTTGGGAAAGTGTCTGTACTGCAGTTGCCTACGTTTATT ACCAAAAGTATGTTCCAGACATCATCGCAAACCATCATGAGTCTTGACTCGAGAATTTGCCAACTTgacataaaagaaaacatgCTCCTTGTATCCACCCTGACTCGATGCTACATCTGTGACACAGAACGGGAGCAGTACAGACAGATCGGCCAGAAACTCAGGGATGGTGAGTATGGAGCCTGCTTTGTCACTACTGAAGTAAAAACACCTAATGGAACAGTAAACGAAAATGGGAAAGATAAAACTACCACCGAAGTCAAAAAGTTTAACATAGTGGATGGCAATGAGATGTTTGCTGTTAATGAAAAACTAGCTAATATGGCCATATTTTGTGCCAGACCGTCCTCCAGACTGTGGGAAGCTAGTATAGATGGCACTGTCAAAAGAACTCATCAATATAAACAGGTACTGGCTAGACAACCAATGAAAGTGCTAACAAAAGAATCATATGACAATGAGAGTGTAACAATTGATGCATTTTCCAAAGAAACTGAAGGACAGTCTTGCAATTTTCCAaagatattttgtgtaaacAATAACAGTGCCATAGTTTCGTACAAAAAAGACGCTgtatattttcttgatttacATGACGTGAACAACTCCATGTGGTTTAATTCGTACAAAGATATTGTTGACTGCAAGTTGCACCATGACATACTTTACCTATGGCTTCAGAACGGATCGTTTGTATGTTTGCGATTTATGAAAATCGAAAAATATCTAGTAAAATGCTATTTGGACGAGAAATACACTCTCTGTACCGTATTATGTTCTCTATATTCCAATTATCTATTAGCGAACGACGCACTCTCTACTAAACTAAACATTTTAGTTGGCCTAAGAGACAAAATTACGGATGAAGATCGCTTAGATGATATTAAACTAATTATAGAAAAATTTGATAGTCTGAAAGTTAAAGATGCCACGCAAATGAAATCTGGTATCTATGTGGTAGACAATACGTATCACACGCAGGCTTGCCTTAGTGACGAAGAAGATGGTACAAATAACAGTATTGAAAACAAATATTCCATGGGACAACCAGAAGCGCTGCAAACTCTGAAAGACTTAAGTACAACAATGACGGATAAACTGAACTTTAGCAAGAAATTTCTAGAAGAAAAATGGAAGCACCTGGGAGAAAATAGACCTGTAAATATAGAAACTACAACACCCGTAGTACAGACAAAAATGGTTGAATCGGAACCGGTTGAAAACAAACCTACAGAAGATACTAAACTGAGGGAAGATGAATGTGATGAATCTAGTGTGCCAGTTGATAATGATATAATTCATAAAGAATCTAGTCAAAAACCTATTGAAGAAGCTGATGTTGTAGAAAGAGATAAATCAAGATTAGAAAGAGATAGAGCATGTAAATCTTTGTATCAATATTTTAGAATAAGTTTGTTAGGCGAAGAAGCGAATCAAATGAATTTATTAGATATTATTGATAGTTGTGCCTGTGATATAAAAGAGATCTATCGCCTTATATTACTTTTTGAAGAATATTGCATTACTATTGGTGCGTTTGAAGAAGCTAAGTTTGCACCTAACAATATATTCTTAAGCTATCTAACTCTATCCCCAAGAAGAGAAGAATTGCTGGACCAAATAATCACAGATGAaattttgtacaaatatttCGTCGAATCTTGCATATCAGTTAATACTAAAACGCAGAATATGTTAGAACTTGGATGTGATTGCGGGTTTCCGTTGCCATATGAAGGTTCGACCCAAGCACCAGTATTTTCTGAAATAATTGATGAATTCATTGAAAGACAATGGTCCACACAAACGAAACAGCAATGCTACGATATATGCAAAAAAATGCCATACTCGTggagaaaaatattatatttaagaagGAACGAAGATCTTATAAGCATACTGAGGTTACTACTCCAGATGTTGGACGAAAAACTACTCCATTCGTTTCTGCCTGATTTCACATTAGAAACATGGGATAGAGCTATTCAATTGTATGCTGTATTGCATTCGAATAAGTGTTTGAATTGCagtaaaagttttaatcaCATATCTGTAAGAAACACACTCAGCTGGGATGATTTGGGAGCATTAATGATCAAGTCTATAGGTGGGAAAAATGCTATGAAAGTCATGGAAAAACACGCTGATCTGATCGGTATAGGAGATATAAGTATGAAGTTTTACCATACATGCTTCATGGTGACATTGTATGAGAAATATGACAGAACTATCGTCACTCAGCTGACAGATGCCATCTACAGCTCATATGGATTCGAAGATGCCACTCAAGAG ATCTGCAACCTGCTTCGAAGCACAATCAATGGACAGCTGAAAAACACGGCTTTACCCCTTTTGGTAGCAGCGAAATCCAAACACTGGGGACTTGGCAGTATATTTGACTCCATATCCTCTCAGAACAAATctgaaaacaataatttagaGCTTAGAATCGTGTCTTTACAAACTATATTGGAAAATTTATGTCTTAGTAATGGCAACACCGATTGTTCATTATGTGGGTTGCCATTGGTAAATGAGGTTTTAATTAAAGATGGCGGCCTGTGGGTTTTTAAGTGCGGCCACATATTCCACGGCGCATGTTtagatttgaataaaattaaattatgtccGTCTTGTCCTGATATTAAgtga